Proteins from a single region of Lysinibacillus sp. JNUCC-52:
- a CDS encoding 5-bromo-4-chloroindolyl phosphate hydrolysis family protein: protein MLSIGQFFSRHTASLLISLSTVSIAAFAVNPGFFLGGLLFAGTYATSTALLKHNQKRKVMHIAGITKDEYKHIELQLSTANKHIQTLSQNYLRVRSVSAFKQLLEMTRISKNIVKIVKTDPQKFYNVEPFFYAHLPSAVELTDKYTMLSKQPVKDKEIQVTLSKTRETLSDLNSTFQIDLKDALSNDIDHLQMEIEFANRSNLRRKEQLEWRGDEK, encoded by the coding sequence ATGCTCAGTATCGGACAGTTTTTCTCTAGACATACCGCTAGCCTTTTAATTTCTCTATCAACTGTTTCTATCGCAGCATTTGCGGTAAATCCAGGATTCTTCCTTGGTGGTTTATTGTTCGCGGGAACATATGCAACGAGCACAGCGTTGCTAAAACATAATCAAAAAAGGAAAGTTATGCACATAGCAGGTATTACAAAGGATGAGTACAAACATATTGAATTACAACTTTCAACTGCAAACAAACATATTCAAACATTAAGTCAAAACTATTTACGCGTACGTTCAGTTTCTGCTTTTAAACAATTACTCGAAATGACTCGTATTTCAAAAAATATCGTGAAAATTGTAAAAACTGATCCGCAAAAATTTTACAATGTGGAGCCATTTTTTTATGCGCACCTCCCTTCTGCCGTTGAATTAACAGATAAGTACACAATGCTATCTAAGCAACCAGTCAAAGATAAAGAAATCCAAGTTACATTATCTAAAACACGTGAAACGTTATCGGATTTAAATTCTACATTTCAAATTGATTTGAAAGATGCGCTTTCAAATGATATTGATCATCTTCAAATGGAAATTGAATTCGCGAACCGTTCCAATTTAAGAAGGAAAGAACAACTGGAATGGCGAGGCGATGAAAAATGA
- a CDS encoding S1 family peptidase, with product MSDIHKHSTEEELTEEEFIELVLAEQQKALAEERAQHLSGKKTKKQKPMIKWIMWVMAFVLFFNTFALIFQIYSIPAIEFIKVSSQLSQQEDIQTYKKAIVEVSTGSSKGTGFAISPDGLIVTNAHVVEDALTLSVVFPEQGLMEAQLLQSFPEVDLALLQVKGSNLPSLTLANSPSYLKDESVYFIGNPLSFTGIANKGTLLKETYLENWQEPVMMMQAPVYKGNSGSPVLNSDGEVIGIIFATMKKEPYGRVGLFVPVHVLEVYFQQYRQNSKNPSLELKEASPLRLHTI from the coding sequence ATGAGCGACATACATAAGCACTCTACAGAGGAAGAATTAACAGAAGAGGAATTCATAGAACTTGTACTTGCAGAGCAACAAAAAGCGCTAGCTGAGGAAAGAGCACAACACCTCAGTGGTAAAAAGACTAAGAAACAAAAACCGATGATAAAATGGATAATGTGGGTTATGGCATTCGTACTATTTTTTAATACGTTTGCGCTTATTTTTCAAATTTACTCCATTCCAGCTATCGAATTTATAAAGGTCTCCAGTCAGTTATCGCAACAAGAAGATATTCAAACATATAAAAAAGCGATTGTAGAGGTTTCTACAGGCTCAAGTAAAGGTACAGGCTTTGCTATTTCACCTGATGGTCTAATTGTTACGAATGCTCATGTAGTAGAAGACGCCCTTACATTGTCCGTTGTATTTCCTGAACAAGGGCTTATGGAAGCTCAGTTACTGCAAAGCTTTCCTGAAGTTGATTTAGCACTTTTGCAAGTTAAGGGTAGCAATCTTCCCTCACTAACTCTCGCAAATAGTCCTAGTTATCTAAAGGATGAGTCTGTTTATTTCATCGGTAACCCACTGTCCTTCACAGGTATTGCTAATAAAGGCACATTACTTAAAGAAACTTATCTTGAAAATTGGCAGGAGCCTGTCATGATGATGCAAGCACCTGTATACAAAGGCAATAGTGGCAGCCCTGTTCTAAATAGCGATGGAGAGGTAATCGGCATTATTTTCGCCACGATGAAAAAGGAACCCTATGGACGAGTTGGATTGTTTGTACCTGTACATGTGTTAGAGGTTTATTTCCAGCAATATAGGCAGAATTCAAAAAATCCCTCATTGGAATTAAAAGAAGCTTCTCCGCTTCGGTTACACACTATTTAA
- a CDS encoding toxic anion resistance protein produces MTANRDSIYSLESLPGISPLVQNYLKSSNQEAMTTYETLSPLAQSRALLYASQIDLTNFESVLTLGQDSQRAVSQFADRMLAQVKDKDVTKIGQMLDSLMQTLDRVDPAALEPKKPSFLKKMFGKTEPTVKQTLTEFERISIQVERIGVQLERAQLQLIRDVEMLEQLYTHNRGFFEELATAIAAGQMKKHQAIEVELPAKVSIVQTTKQPLAIQQLNDFTAQLERLDQRIYDLQVSQQVALQTAPQIRMIQQANQTLAEKIEFSIVTLIPLWKNQLAMMLSMNMDHHYAQLEERLARTNERFTSPTFEQQVSKFKETQHELKIAIQDVFALHTATEKEKQHLQQDVAGMKASKTTE; encoded by the coding sequence ATGACAGCTAACAGAGATTCTATCTATTCATTAGAATCATTGCCAGGCATCTCACCTCTTGTACAAAACTATTTAAAATCGTCAAATCAAGAGGCAATGACTACCTATGAAACGCTATCACCGCTTGCTCAAAGTCGGGCACTTTTATATGCAAGTCAAATTGACCTAACTAATTTTGAGTCTGTATTAACATTAGGTCAAGACTCTCAACGTGCTGTCTCTCAATTTGCAGATCGTATGCTTGCACAAGTGAAGGACAAAGATGTCACCAAAATTGGACAGATGCTTGATTCGTTAATGCAAACATTAGACCGAGTTGACCCTGCTGCACTGGAGCCTAAAAAACCTTCCTTCTTAAAAAAAATGTTCGGTAAAACAGAACCAACTGTTAAACAAACCCTTACTGAGTTTGAACGAATTAGTATTCAAGTTGAACGAATAGGCGTCCAACTTGAACGTGCACAGCTACAGCTAATAAGAGACGTTGAAATGCTCGAGCAATTATACACACATAATCGTGGTTTTTTTGAAGAGCTAGCAACTGCGATTGCCGCTGGACAGATGAAAAAACACCAGGCTATTGAAGTAGAGTTACCCGCAAAAGTTAGCATCGTACAAACGACTAAACAACCGCTTGCTATTCAGCAACTCAATGATTTCACAGCGCAACTTGAACGTCTTGATCAGCGTATATATGATTTACAAGTATCACAGCAGGTAGCTTTACAAACAGCACCGCAAATACGTATGATTCAACAGGCAAATCAAACACTCGCTGAGAAAATCGAGTTTTCAATCGTCACACTTATTCCGCTTTGGAAAAATCAATTAGCTATGATGCTTTCGATGAATATGGATCATCATTATGCACAGCTAGAAGAACGACTTGCACGTACAAATGAGCGGTTTACAAGCCCCACTTTTGAACAACAAGTATCGAAATTTAAAGAAACACAACATGAGCTAAAAATAGCCATTCAAGACGTTTTTGCTTTACATACGGCTACTGAAAAGGAAAAACAACATTTACAACAGGATGTAGCTGGCATGAAAGCATCAAAGACAACGGAATAA
- a CDS encoding DUF1033 family protein, translated as MYIILYMKADYEPWWKFEGWEAFIQTKETFETKEQFEQALQRKLTHFRSAYQHEASKDGGYWAFWSEDESFYCEACDDDAQVYHGIMAFEEHS; from the coding sequence ATGTATATAATACTTTACATGAAAGCTGATTATGAGCCTTGGTGGAAATTTGAAGGCTGGGAAGCTTTTATTCAAACGAAAGAAACGTTTGAAACAAAAGAACAATTTGAGCAAGCATTACAACGGAAATTAACTCATTTCCGTTCAGCATATCAACATGAGGCGAGTAAGGACGGAGGATATTGGGCTTTTTGGTCTGAAGACGAAAGTTTTTACTGCGAAGCCTGTGATGATGATGCACAAGTATATCATGGCATAATGGCATTTGAAGAGCATAGTTAA
- a CDS encoding amino acid ABC transporter ATP-binding protein: MAIIQIDHLSKSFGRNQVLKDVNFKVEKGEVVCLIGSSGSGKSTLLRCINLLETPNGGEIIYKGENILHEKHNIQAYRTHLGMVFQQFNLFNNHNVLKNCTVGQVKVLKRSKEEAEKTALKYLKIVGMDQYVNAKPRQLSGGQKQRVAIARALSMNPDVMLFDEPTSALDPEMVGEVLKVMRELANAGNTMLIVTHEMEFAKEVADRVVFMDKGVIVEEGPPSKVLVSPEHERTKEFLKRTLK; the protein is encoded by the coding sequence ATGGCAATCATTCAAATAGATCATTTAAGTAAATCATTTGGTCGTAACCAAGTATTAAAAGATGTGAATTTTAAAGTAGAAAAGGGAGAGGTTGTATGTTTAATCGGTTCATCAGGATCAGGTAAATCAACCCTTCTGCGTTGCATCAATTTACTTGAAACACCAAATGGTGGAGAAATTATTTATAAAGGGGAAAATATTTTACACGAAAAGCATAACATTCAAGCTTATCGGACGCATCTGGGAATGGTTTTCCAACAGTTTAATTTGTTTAATAATCACAATGTGTTAAAAAATTGTACTGTAGGACAGGTTAAAGTTTTAAAACGTTCGAAAGAAGAAGCTGAGAAGACTGCTTTGAAATATCTTAAAATAGTTGGGATGGACCAATATGTTAATGCAAAGCCACGCCAGCTTTCGGGTGGTCAAAAGCAACGGGTGGCAATTGCTCGAGCACTATCTATGAATCCTGATGTGATGTTATTTGATGAACCTACCTCTGCTCTAGATCCAGAAATGGTTGGGGAAGTGTTAAAAGTAATGCGTGAGTTAGCCAATGCAGGAAATACGATGCTGATTGTTACGCATGAAATGGAGTTTGCTAAAGAAGTTGCAGACCGAGTTGTATTTATGGATAAAGGCGTAATTGTTGAAGAAGGGCCACCATCCAAGGTGTTAGTAAGCCCAGAACACGAACGTACAAAAGAATTTTTAAAACGAACACTGAAGTAA
- a CDS encoding YkvA family protein, producing MEDYRNIPSEQEQKDFYQKLRKKLAQFLVSKTGMKHKYADYLLFVPDIFHLLIKIVADPAVDSKSKSLIGATIAYFIFPMDFLPEGIFGFGGFLDDMMLATFVLNMTINKLGPEVIEKHWTGDEKLLELLQKTTETSNELLSKIPVKSILTKYIKNKSK from the coding sequence ATGGAAGATTATCGAAACATACCAAGTGAGCAGGAGCAAAAAGATTTTTATCAAAAATTGCGAAAAAAATTAGCACAATTTCTCGTATCAAAAACAGGAATGAAACACAAATATGCTGACTATTTGTTGTTTGTGCCTGATATTTTTCATTTATTAATTAAAATAGTAGCAGATCCTGCTGTTGACTCAAAAAGTAAGTCATTAATTGGGGCTACAATCGCGTACTTTATTTTCCCTATGGATTTTCTACCAGAAGGGATATTTGGCTTTGGAGGCTTTCTCGATGATATGATGTTAGCCACTTTTGTCCTTAATATGACGATTAATAAATTGGGTCCAGAAGTAATTGAAAAACATTGGACAGGGGATGAAAAATTACTGGAGCTTTTACAGAAAACCACTGAAACGAGTAATGAGCTTTTAAGTAAAATACCTGTAAAATCTATATTGACGAAATATATAAAAAATAAATCTAAATAA
- a CDS encoding SHOCT-like domain-containing protein, with the protein MKEEIARVLTMIQEGKLDAEKGSELIQALKDKEDTGNNLLEKSSKYLDKTLKVRVVSSENDNVMVNLPLKLVKVVLMAGHSIAASIPQSEKYVKDIDINLIIEAIENELDGQIVDIKSANGDTVSVIIE; encoded by the coding sequence ATGAAAGAGGAAATCGCAAGAGTGTTAACAATGATTCAAGAAGGAAAGCTTGATGCAGAAAAGGGATCGGAACTTATTCAAGCGTTGAAAGATAAAGAAGATACAGGAAACAACCTTTTAGAAAAGTCATCAAAATATTTAGATAAAACATTAAAAGTCCGTGTAGTTTCTTCTGAGAATGATAATGTGATGGTCAACTTACCTCTAAAACTTGTCAAAGTAGTATTAATGGCTGGCCATAGCATTGCAGCAAGTATCCCTCAATCGGAAAAATACGTTAAAGATATTGATATTAACTTGATTATTGAAGCAATTGAAAATGAATTAGATGGTCAAATTGTTGATATTAAATCTGCAAACGGGGATACCGTTTCAGTCATTATCGAATAG
- a CDS encoding cold-shock protein has product MKQGTVKWFNSEKGFGFIEVEGENDVFVHFSAIQGEGFKTLDEGQKVEFEVVDGNRGPQAANVTKL; this is encoded by the coding sequence ATGAAACAAGGTACAGTAAAATGGTTTAACTCAGAAAAAGGTTTTGGATTCATCGAAGTGGAAGGCGAAAACGACGTATTCGTACACTTCTCAGCTATCCAAGGCGAAGGTTTCAAAACTCTTGACGAAGGTCAAAAAGTGGAATTCGAAGTTGTAGATGGCAACCGCGGACCACAAGCTGCTAACGTAACTAAACTTTAA
- a CDS encoding DUF6501 family protein — translation MLHLKWKDAPTIRTVTCKHTNASKYLVSNVLTVGKEYEVKNETEEFVFIIDNTGNIGGYYKEYFA, via the coding sequence ATGTTACATTTAAAATGGAAAGATGCACCAACAATTCGTACGGTTACTTGCAAACATACGAACGCATCAAAATATTTAGTATCAAACGTATTAACAGTTGGGAAAGAATACGAAGTGAAAAATGAAACGGAAGAGTTCGTTTTCATTATTGATAACACTGGTAATATTGGCGGTTACTATAAAGAGTATTTCGCATAA
- a CDS encoding DinB family protein — MYRHVDDFLSEWTVAAEGTAKVLKAMSDESLSQSIVEGHNSLGWLGWHLVGAAGYFSYLAGLKVPMIRQEDPIPASAGEIAATYEKTATSIKEEAAKLSNEELLEEVRGFKGPITRGALLRALIDHQTHHRGQMTVLLRQAGLPVPGVLGPTKEMQK, encoded by the coding sequence ATGTATCGACATGTAGATGATTTTTTAAGCGAATGGACGGTTGCAGCGGAAGGTACTGCTAAAGTGCTAAAAGCAATGTCAGATGAATCACTAAGTCAAAGCATTGTTGAAGGTCACAATTCTCTTGGCTGGTTAGGTTGGCATTTAGTTGGCGCTGCAGGCTATTTTAGTTATTTAGCAGGTTTAAAGGTACCTATGATTCGACAAGAAGATCCTATTCCAGCATCAGCAGGTGAAATTGCTGCGACATATGAAAAGACAGCTACAAGTATTAAAGAAGAAGCGGCTAAGCTGTCAAATGAAGAATTACTGGAGGAAGTGAGAGGTTTTAAAGGACCGATTACTCGAGGCGCATTATTACGTGCACTAATTGACCACCAAACACATCATCGTGGTCAAATGACCGTATTATTACGTCAAGCTGGCTTACCAGTTCCAGGTGTACTTGGACCAACAAAAGAAATGCAAAAATAG
- a CDS encoding acylphosphatase, protein MNKRALIKFFGDVYGTGYRFFIKQKAIELGLKGYCKLNAQDQIEVEVEGSKKAIDEFLLFVQKGVSPQADSNSFALELFDDLKGYVRMESDIV, encoded by the coding sequence GTGAACAAAAGAGCGCTGATTAAATTTTTCGGAGATGTTTACGGGACAGGCTATCGCTTTTTTATTAAACAAAAAGCAATTGAGCTTGGCTTAAAGGGTTATTGCAAGTTAAATGCACAAGACCAAATTGAAGTAGAAGTGGAAGGCTCAAAAAAAGCAATTGATGAATTCCTTCTTTTTGTTCAAAAGGGTGTTAGCCCTCAGGCAGACTCTAACTCATTTGCTTTAGAGCTTTTTGACGATTTAAAAGGTTATGTACGTATGGAGTCGGACATTGTTTAA
- a CDS encoding S66 family peptidase — MFSPLQKGDTIGIYSPSKPASVIAHTRYERGKARLQALGFSIKEGSLTGKHDIYRSGSPKERAQELNELLHDPTVKMILPTMGGTNANSMLPYIDYEAIQQSPKILVGLSDVTAILLAIYAKTDVPVFYGPSVASTFGEFPPFVNYTEQYFIDLFMQTIPIPYEVSIPPIWTDDRVNWLEKTAEKTQHDNSWITVQRGSAEGRLIGGNINTMYGFIGTPYFPQIQEGDILLLEDTSKTIAVVEKNFAMLKLHGYFEKIAAIILGKHEQYDDEGTGRKPYDVLVELLDGNPIPILAEVDCCHTHPLHPLPIGLRVKVDATNKRILLLESWFT; from the coding sequence ATGTTTTCCCCATTACAAAAAGGCGATACAATTGGCATTTACTCGCCTTCAAAACCAGCTTCCGTTATTGCTCATACTCGATATGAACGAGGTAAGGCACGATTACAAGCACTTGGCTTTTCAATTAAAGAAGGTTCATTAACTGGCAAACATGATATTTATCGTTCTGGTTCACCTAAGGAACGCGCACAGGAGCTCAATGAACTATTACATGACCCTACAGTGAAAATGATTTTGCCTACAATGGGCGGCACAAATGCCAATAGTATGTTGCCTTATATAGATTATGAAGCGATTCAACAATCCCCTAAAATACTAGTTGGTTTATCGGATGTAACGGCCATTCTCCTTGCCATCTATGCTAAAACCGACGTGCCAGTATTTTATGGACCTTCTGTTGCATCTACATTTGGTGAATTCCCACCATTTGTGAATTACACAGAACAATATTTCATCGATCTCTTTATGCAAACTATACCTATTCCTTATGAAGTATCGATTCCCCCTATTTGGACAGATGACCGAGTTAATTGGCTTGAAAAAACAGCAGAAAAAACGCAACACGATAATTCTTGGATAACTGTTCAACGAGGGAGTGCCGAAGGTCGATTAATCGGAGGTAATATTAATACGATGTATGGCTTTATAGGAACCCCCTACTTCCCGCAAATTCAAGAAGGCGATATTTTATTATTAGAAGATACATCCAAAACAATTGCTGTCGTGGAAAAAAACTTTGCTATGTTAAAGTTACATGGCTACTTCGAAAAAATTGCAGCGATTATTTTAGGCAAGCATGAGCAGTATGATGATGAAGGAACTGGTCGAAAACCTTATGATGTTTTAGTAGAACTGCTGGACGGGAACCCTATACCAATCTTGGCTGAGGTAGATTGTTGTCACACACATCCCCTGCACCCATTGCCAATCGGCTTACGTGTGAAAGTAGATGCAACAAATAAACGCATTTTGTTGTTAGAAAGTTGGTTCACTTAA
- a CDS encoding globin-coupled sensor protein: MFSSIRPKAELDELLKRGTNLSATGRFNKTLAFNHFNLQDEENLKALFYKLKDITPSMNAIFKNYLSEISPSSQQTISEENINQYLTQFFLATRDDEYVDETVKFFNLFRKNHYEPGKLIVVFNQFAFYITTYILHNFGLKPNKAFDYMKSFQSAVNVDQELLVEVLTERIVENVVSEISSLMDVNAKIMYMKDLVYSLDKQNEEIQSSTAATEQIAASINEVARMSSHISEKTTESVDHAVKGKNAIEHALSEIFKTEETFTTIVESFTELQKRVNDIEHVVTLINQIADQTNLLALNASIEAARAGEHGKGFAVVAQEVRKLAEGTVTALSEVSTNVHHLKSYSNDVSHSITETTSIIKEATIEAKESLPLLNAIVAAIEGINLDVTNTAAISEEQAAAIDEVSARMIEISNLQDDIRIYSSNTSSDIHLLGKEINRFRNDIISNNNVQLSSIALLQLSKADHILWKWRIYNMFLGLEDVQPSDVSSHTECRLGKWYTASRTIERFGHLPDYRELDQYHLQVHQSAKLAAEAFKAGNIDKASNHLQEVDEASERVLFYINNLITYLEKERVMQ; encoded by the coding sequence ATGTTTTCAAGTATTCGACCTAAGGCCGAACTAGATGAATTATTAAAGCGTGGTACTAATTTAAGTGCAACTGGCCGATTCAATAAGACATTGGCTTTTAATCACTTTAATTTACAAGATGAAGAAAATTTAAAAGCACTCTTTTATAAATTAAAAGATATTACACCCTCTATGAATGCAATATTTAAAAATTATTTAAGTGAGATCTCTCCCTCCTCCCAACAAACGATTAGCGAAGAAAATATAAATCAATATTTAACTCAATTTTTTCTAGCTACACGTGATGATGAATATGTAGATGAAACAGTCAAGTTTTTCAATTTGTTTCGAAAAAATCATTATGAACCTGGTAAACTCATCGTTGTTTTCAACCAATTTGCCTTTTATATTACGACGTATATTTTACATAACTTTGGTTTAAAACCAAACAAAGCTTTCGACTATATGAAATCTTTCCAATCTGCAGTCAATGTTGACCAAGAATTGCTTGTGGAAGTACTAACAGAACGAATTGTTGAAAACGTCGTCTCTGAAATTTCTTCTCTTATGGATGTCAACGCAAAAATTATGTACATGAAAGATTTAGTATATAGCTTAGACAAGCAAAACGAAGAAATTCAATCATCTACAGCTGCAACTGAGCAAATTGCCGCTTCAATCAATGAAGTAGCCCGTATGTCTTCTCATATTTCTGAGAAAACCACGGAATCCGTTGACCATGCCGTTAAAGGAAAAAATGCAATTGAACATGCATTATCCGAAATTTTTAAAACAGAAGAAACGTTTACTACAATTGTTGAATCGTTTACTGAGTTACAAAAACGTGTAAATGATATTGAACACGTTGTAACATTAATAAACCAAATTGCCGATCAAACAAATTTACTAGCACTGAATGCTTCGATTGAAGCTGCTCGTGCAGGTGAGCATGGCAAAGGTTTCGCAGTTGTTGCCCAAGAAGTACGTAAGTTGGCTGAAGGAACTGTTACTGCTTTAAGCGAGGTTTCTACAAATGTTCATCATCTAAAAAGTTACTCAAATGATGTTTCACATTCCATTACAGAGACAACATCAATTATAAAAGAAGCCACAATTGAAGCAAAAGAATCTTTACCATTGTTAAATGCCATTGTTGCTGCAATTGAAGGCATTAATCTTGATGTTACGAACACTGCTGCTATTTCTGAGGAGCAAGCAGCCGCCATTGATGAAGTATCTGCCAGAATGATTGAAATCTCGAACCTTCAAGATGATATTCGCATTTATAGTTCTAATACATCTAGCGATATTCACTTACTTGGAAAAGAGATTAATCGCTTCCGTAATGACATTATTTCCAATAATAATGTCCAGCTTTCCTCCATTGCCCTATTGCAACTTTCGAAAGCTGATCATATTTTATGGAAATGGCGTATTTATAATATGTTCCTTGGATTAGAAGACGTGCAACCAAGTGATGTATCTTCACATACTGAATGTCGTCTAGGTAAATGGTACACTGCATCCCGTACAATTGAACGATTTGGTCATTTACCAGATTATCGTGAATTAGACCAATATCATTTACAAGTACATCAATCGGCTAAGCTGGCTGCAGAAGCCTTTAAAGCTGGTAATATCGATAAAGCTAGTAACCATTTGCAAGAGGTAGATGAAGCCTCTGAACGAGTTCTATTCTATATTAATAACTTAATTACTTATTTGGAAAAAGAACGTGTTATGCAGTAA
- a CDS encoding ABC-F family ATP-binding cassette domain-containing protein, which yields MIQVSNVGLRYGDRKLFEDVNIKFTPGNCYGLIGANGAGKSTFLKILSGEIEAQEGNVSMGKDERLSVLKQNHFEYDEHTVLDTVIMGNKRLYDVKNEKDAIYAKEDFSDEDGMRAAELEGEFAELNGWEAESEAATLLNGLGISDDLHYMLMGDLEGSDKVKVLLAQALFGQPDVLLLDEPTNHLDLKAIQWLEEFLINFENTVIVVSHDRHFLNKVCTHIADLDFSKIQLYVGNYDFWYESSQLAQKMAQDQNSKKEEKIKELQAFIARFSANASKSKQATSRKKMLDKIELDDIKPSSRKYPFINFQIGREIGNDVLTVDGLTASQDGQTLFKDIRFSMNKDDKIVLLGSPMAKTALLDILMEDKEADAGTFKWGVTTSQSYFENDHDKYFEGSEKSLVEWLRQYSPDDETESFLRGFLGRMLFSGEEVKKSPSVLSGGEKVRCMLSKMMLATANVILLDEPTNHLDLESIQALNEGLIRFKGAMIFTSHDHQFIQTIANRVIEIREDGSILDKQLTYDEFLEWKDSQGLN from the coding sequence ATGATTCAAGTAAGTAATGTAGGTCTTCGCTATGGCGATCGTAAACTATTTGAAGACGTAAATATAAAATTCACACCGGGGAATTGCTACGGTTTAATCGGGGCAAACGGTGCAGGAAAATCAACATTCCTAAAAATACTTTCTGGTGAAATTGAAGCACAAGAAGGTAATGTATCAATGGGTAAGGACGAACGCTTATCTGTCCTTAAACAAAATCACTTCGAATACGATGAGCATACAGTGCTTGATACGGTGATTATGGGTAACAAACGCCTATATGACGTGAAAAATGAAAAAGATGCAATTTATGCAAAAGAAGATTTCTCTGATGAAGATGGCATGCGTGCTGCTGAATTAGAAGGTGAATTTGCAGAGCTAAACGGTTGGGAAGCAGAATCAGAAGCTGCAACATTATTAAACGGTTTAGGCATCTCAGATGATCTTCACTACATGTTAATGGGTGATCTTGAAGGTTCTGACAAAGTCAAAGTATTATTAGCACAAGCATTATTCGGTCAACCAGATGTACTATTACTGGATGAGCCTACCAACCACCTTGACTTAAAAGCGATTCAATGGTTAGAAGAATTCCTAATTAACTTTGAAAATACAGTTATCGTCGTATCCCATGACCGTCACTTCTTAAACAAAGTGTGTACACATATTGCGGATCTTGATTTCTCAAAAATCCAATTATATGTAGGGAACTATGATTTCTGGTATGAATCTTCTCAATTAGCGCAAAAAATGGCGCAAGACCAAAATTCTAAAAAAGAAGAAAAAATTAAAGAATTACAAGCGTTTATCGCTCGTTTCTCTGCCAATGCATCAAAGTCAAAACAAGCAACATCACGTAAAAAAATGTTGGATAAAATCGAGCTTGATGACATTAAACCTTCTAGCCGTAAATATCCATTCATCAACTTCCAAATCGGCCGCGAAATCGGTAATGATGTATTAACAGTTGATGGTCTTACAGCAAGTCAAGACGGTCAAACTTTATTTAAAGACATTCGTTTCTCAATGAATAAAGATGATAAAATCGTTTTACTTGGTAGCCCCATGGCTAAAACAGCTCTTCTTGATATCTTAATGGAAGATAAAGAAGCTGATGCTGGTACATTTAAATGGGGTGTTACAACATCTCAAAGCTATTTCGAAAACGATCATGATAAATACTTTGAAGGTTCAGAAAAGTCTTTAGTAGAATGGCTACGTCAATATTCACCTGACGATGAAACAGAAAGCTTCCTACGTGGTTTCTTAGGTCGTATGCTATTCTCTGGTGAAGAAGTGAAAAAATCTCCATCTGTATTATCTGGGGGAGAAAAAGTGCGTTGTATGCTTTCAAAAATGATGCTAGCAACAGCCAACGTCATTTTACTAGATGAACCAACAAACCACCTTGATCTTGAATCAATTCAAGCACTAAATGAAGGCTTAATCCGCTTTAAAGGGGCGATGATTTTCACATCTCATGACCATCAGTTCATTCAAACAATTGCAAACCGTGTCATTGAAATCCGTGAAGATGGTTCAATTTTAGACAAACAATTAACATATGATGAGTTTTTAGAGTGGAAAGATAGCCAAGGCTTAAACTAA
- a CDS encoding DUF2089 domain-containing protein gives MAYKVITNCPVCNKTLKITKLHCSHCHTTIENEFELSKLASLSKDQLHFVEVFLTCRGNIKEVEKELGISYPTVRGKLTEIISSLGYVQKKKNEVDEKKIVTMLENGEITPEEAIKLLKEE, from the coding sequence ATGGCTTATAAAGTAATTACGAATTGTCCTGTCTGTAATAAAACATTAAAAATTACCAAGCTCCATTGCTCTCACTGTCACACTACGATTGAAAATGAGTTTGAATTATCAAAGCTTGCCTCACTATCGAAAGATCAGCTTCATTTTGTAGAAGTATTTTTAACATGTAGAGGTAATATTAAAGAAGTTGAAAAAGAATTAGGAATCTCGTACCCTACTGTTCGAGGGAAGCTAACGGAAATCATCTCGTCGCTTGGATATGTACAAAAGAAGAAAAATGAAGTGGACGAGAAAAAAATCGTCACTATGTTAGAAAATGGCGAAATTACGCCAGAAGAAGCCATAAAGCTCTTAAAAGAGGAATAA